GCATGGAGAATTGctcatgtgtttgtgtgtggtttgtgtgtgtgtgtttgttgtcGTTGTTTTTGTTGACCCAAAGACCAGCTATACATAAGCATATATGTCtagtttgtttatatatatatatatatatatatatatatatttctcatatatttttctcattataaaCCTTGTGTATTTCGTagaatcataaatgaaaaatgattaaTTACATTTTTGTAGTATCAGCCAAAACCTGGATGCTATCTCTAAGttggaaaaatattcattattcTTCATAAgcatttttatgaaataattttctttgttaatGTTATTGACAAAACTGGAATTCCAATGTCAGGGTTTGGGGAGAAGAACATTGTCCAAATACGAATCTGAAAACAAGTGAAATATGGAGTTCCGAATCCTCTACagatgcatgcatatttccaatTAAATTGTTCCTTGCCGTACACCAGCAAGTAAATATACTGattttcaaacttaaaaaaattaaatttaaggaAGAAGAAGTATAATTAATGGGTAGCATAATTAGTTGCTGTTAAACTTCTTGGAATGACAGATGTTCAGGGAGTTCTGATGTGTGTTCTCTACATCATGGGGTTATATTTGTTCCCCTCTCTCCATATCCTTAGGAAGACAACCTATCAAATATCTCAAAGTTTTCCTCTTAGCAAAGAATCATGATATATTTAATTACTTAAATAAGTAGGCCACATTAGAAAGTATCTTCCCATATGCAAATCCACAGATTCAGTTaactgaggaaaccaagacttGCAAGATGTGCCTAGAGTTTTTATTGTACTGGTGCACACTGCCTTTCTCTAACtctatatattttgtgtatattcatTTCAAATtgaggaatgaagaaaattaCAATATAATATCAAAATCATGCTTGCACTTCAGGAATGTAGGAAGAATCTTGATGGAATCCTTATTCATCTCGCCTGGCCCTTATCGAATGATGACCAAGCAGTCAATTAGCAGAATTGGAGTTAATCCATCAAAATTATATACAAGATAATGAAATATCTGCTCTCAATATGCCTATGATGGTTTCATATTAATTCTGTTGTATCACAATACCCACCCCCTCACAAATTCTAGTGTTTTTGCTTGGTTTATTatctagaatttattttgtttgtcacTGGTTTGTACATACTGGTTTGAATGTTGTATTTCCAATTAAAATCGGAACTTAAGAGCAAAGACagtcttacctttctttgtatctcccacaATTAGTACAGAATTTGGtaaatagtagacacttaataaatgaaaaaaataggataaaGTAACATTTACTTCTAAGTCAATATAAGTAAGTTGGAATATCATTAGATCactcaacaaaatgaaaaaaataacatgggTTTAGTCAGACTTCTGAAATTTAAATCCTCCTTCCCTCACCTATACACACGCACATAGCTCCCATTCCTTTCCTTGTAATGCTGCTTATTCTCATAAACAACTTTCTCAGTTGGAAGTAAAAGGAGCCCCAAGAATTAATAGGAAATTCTTGATTCCCCCATCTTGTGGTTTCCCCATCTAATCTACAAAATTTTACTTGATTCTTGGCCCtagtttgctttttcttctcccttatttACTTTTCTACTACTACCTTCCTTCCAGACCATTACCAACAGGTGTCAAAAAGGTAACCCACTGGGggtggggccaagatggcagagtagacagacgcacatacactagctccaaacccacagcccatagaatatctggaaaaaagaactcccggcgaattctggagcagcagaggccacagaacggtggaggtgaggagatttctgttccagagagccctgcaaacctctcgcaaaaggtccctcgcgccctgGACCTCGAggtgagcccagccctgccttggccacgtggcactaagaggagcagatccgagcgggcttcaggaaCGGAATCTCCAGGGGCCGcccgggtccctccacccacaggtgatgggtgtcagtgagagggtctctttggtgggtcgagaggggagtggggtgcccccataactcaggccccctagggaggcagcagtggaggcgggagcagacaggggctccccaagcaggcaggggctccccaaacaggcaggagcccagatccattgttgaaagtctctgcataaatcccctgagggaactgagcccgtgaggcagccctgcccccacctgagcacctgaatttaatctcacactgaatagcagccccgtccccgcccaaagccctgaggctgggaagcagcatttgaatctcagaccccaacctctggctgggcggatctggaggcaaagtgggtgtgaagagaatattcagaagtcaagtcactgactcggaaaattcccagaaaggggaaaaaaaataagactataaaaaggTAACCCACTATGGATTACTTACTGAATAAGATTAAACACAAGAgggaaatatataacaaaatactaCATAACATAAGTAgttaatgttaacatgtggttttctaggtcaatatgtATCTATAGTGATCCTTATTGGAATGTGAcacccttcatttttttttcctttttaattctttaactattgcttagttttcttttattcctggTCATTCACTGATTGAGCCCATTATAAGACAATATTTGCCTTAGCTTATGAATCTTATAGTTTACTTTAATATTTGTGAATTTACATGTTTTTGAAAGTTTGACAAGGGTTAGTGAGAACTCTCCTTAGAGCCTCCTTCACATCCTTGTTCCTCAAGCTATAGATCATAGGATTCAGCATTGGGATCACTAGAGTGTAAAATACAGAGGCCATTTTATCAGTGTCTAAGGAATGGTTTGACCGAGGTTGAAAATACATGAAAAGGAGTGTCCCATAGAAAACAGTGACAGCCATCCTATGAGAAGCACAGGTGGAAAATGCTTTCTGTCTCCCCTCTTCTGAACGCATCCTCAGAATGGCCAAGATAATGTAGAAATAGGATACAATTACAATGATCATGGAAAAGAAGAGATTAGTTCCTGAGAAAGTAAAGACTGCTGTTTCTGGGATGTAGGTGTCAGAGCAGGATAATGCTAACAGAGGGACATTATCACAGTAAAAGTGATTGATGACATTGGAAGAACAGTAAGACATTGAGAAAACACAGGAAGTGACAGTCATTGCAGTAGTTAAACTGTAGGTGTATGTAAGGACCACAAGTAGAATACAAACCTTCCATGATACTACAACCATATATAATAGGGGACTGCAAATAGCCACATAGCGGTCATAGGCCATGACAGCCAACATGAAAATCTCAGCAACAATGAAGACTAAGAAGCCTCCCAGTTGAGTTGCACACCCATAGTAGGAAatgattttcttctccagcaagAAATTGACCAGCATCTGGGGAGCAATGACAGTGGAATTGCCAAGATTAATGATAGCCAAATGTCtcaggaaaaagtacatgggagtCTGAAGTCGAGAATCTATACTACTCAGGGTGATGATTCCCACATTTCCCGTCACTGTTACTCCATAGATTGctaaaaagatgaagaagagtGGAACTTGAAGCTCTGGATGCTCTGAGATTCCAATGAGAATGAATGCAGTCACATGGGAGAGATTTCCTGGAATCACTTATTCTGCTGCTTTCATCTGTTATGGGGGAAAAATAGGAACATAGTTTAGAGGACTTAAGATGAGTTTCAAGTAGATGATGATGTCCTGGAATTTATTATGTTATTACCTTGAGTTGTTTGGAAAATCTTGTGTTAGACTtggagaaatattttacatgaatgATGAGCTACGTTTAATGATGCAAAAGGACCAAGTTGCAAAGTTCTTTGGGGGAAGAGTCAAATTTCTTTCAATCATGGTAGCTTATCacaataaaattaatttcagCACAGTAATTTGAGGAGAGGGGTTGTGTGATCATCCTGGAAAGACAGGTTAGAATCAGGTTGTaaggaattttaaaagcaaaatggtGGGGTCTGAATGTTATCCCAAAGGCAATGCTTAGACACTAAttcaaagttgttgtttttttcctgtttctatcATGGGTCCCATTTGTGAATCTGGTAAAGCCTAAGGGCTCTTTCTCAGAATAtggttttaaaatgtataaaatataattcTAGATTTAGGAATGTTAATGGACAGGAAGTAGAAAAGCCTGGAAGTGTCAGTAAGATGATAGTCTTCATTTAAATTATGTACTatagatgaatatatatatatatatatatatatatatatatatatatatatatatatatatatacacacacatacatgtgtacatgtgcgtatacatatgtatgtatgtatatttacatacatagatacacacacacacatacacattttaagTCAGTAAAAGTCCTACCATTCAGACAAGCAAGTTTAGATTTTTAAGACAATTGATGGTCAGGCATAGAGATGCACACCTACTGAGAAGTATGTGGGTGGATTTCTGAGCTTAAGTGGGATTAAAGTTGATGAAGTGACTTCATTACCTTTCACCAGTGCAGTAAACCCCCACAAACATAGGAAATGAAGCAGTCTCAGTCAGACATGGAACAACTCAAAGTTCCTAGGAAGAGGGGTGAAGGTCATGAGCAGTCACAGCACATCCAGTCTGGGCAAATGAGGGAAATTAAACCTTAAAAAACTACAACTGCTATGATTTTATACAGTAGACGAGTTTTCAACATCTTAACTCCCTCTGTTTTTTCCCTGACTCTAGGTCCCAAACCGATtcttatcatttttaaaagaaatgtaccTCCTTTAACCTTACCAAGTGACCTTCATAGATTCCatggagaataaaataaaaacaggatggataaaaaaggaaggaaggggaaaagggaacaaaagatgaagggatagagagagggagggagagaagaaagaaagtaggaagggagaaaggtgggaaggaaagaagggagagagggagggaaggaaaaggaaggtagagaaaaagagaaaagagtgagggagggagagacaaagggaggaagacaagaagaaaggaagggagaagagtatGAGGGGAcagggaaatgaggaaggaaggaagaacggacggaagtaaagaaggaagcaaggaaggaaggaatggagggaaaaagagggaagagtgCCTAAAAATCTACCATTTTGGTGAGTTACTAACCGATTAATGATACATTCAGCAAGCCAAAATGGTGAAGTGAGTTTGAATAGGTAGATTTCAAAGTTCATCAACTTCAACTACCAAGCAGTATGGCTAAAAGGATCACAACAATTGAAGCAGGTGTAGACTTTTGTACTAAGTGACCTTAGAACTCCATTGCTTATATGAAACAATGCCTATTGTAATCATTGAAGATGCTAGCCACAGAAGCTGCAGGCACTGACTAATTAGAAGAAGTTCAAGTAGAAATAGAGGCCCATGCGAATGGCTCTGATCAAACTGAGATGGTAAATCCACTGTAATCTCATCTTTCCTAGGATACTGTCAGAAACACCTGTTGCAAACCCTTCCGACACTCTTCCTCTAACTCATCCAAAAAGGCCTTGCTCCTTGAGTTTTTCCACCACAATATGAAGACTAAGTTCATTCTCATATATGTTGGGCATTTAGTTATAAAAGTAAGTTTAGTGATTGACCCTCCTCCCTCTGAACTCAAATCTCTTTACAGTATGTGTATATCTTCTCTTTATcacttaaaaaatttctttttctttcattcaacaagTCTGTCTGCTCTAGTCAGAAATATTCGGAACGCAGTCACAGGGATGTTAATCTTTACCAAACAAGCAACGACTTGGTAGAGAATGAGAGAGCAGTTATCAAAGCTTACCTTAAACTACATGTTATTATATATCACTGTGAGCCTATCTAAATGACTCACTCAAGTTCAAACAAATTCATCCCTTTGGTGGTCAGAACGTTAGGGGCAGGTTCCCAGTATTCCACTCTCCAGAACTGTCTGGAGTATTTAATATCCACAAAAGTGATCTAATATAATGCATTCTCATGAGTTGGACTCCTGAGGTCTGGGAAGATTTAAGTTATCCCAAATACTCTTGCAACTAACATTATTATtacatagtcaatttttttcaaagacacaaaaaacatttttttgctCTCAGTTTTGAATGATTAAGGCTTTATATTTATTGATCTTTCTGAATGCATCATCAGTTATCTAGCAACAGGCaggaaacatttgttaagttttAGATTTAAATTTTAGGTGGAAATCAAGCATATTGTTAGACTGATTCTATCCTAATGGTCCTCTATTCTACTACTCTATTCTCTGTACTTTTCAGTCTTGCTTAACCATGTGTCAGGGGATGTTTACTCAAAAGAAGATTGCCATGGTATCAATAACCTAGGCAAAATGCAATCTGAATATCAAAAGTCTTTCAAAATGTAGTCTCCTCAAACGCAATAGAAATCACTAGATTTCTTCAGGTCTAGTACTCCATTGTTTCTTCAGTTAGATAATAGCTGTCCTAATTCTATATTCCTCCTCCTAAGACTGCTGTCatctaaaaaaacaacaaacaaacaaaacaaaaatcaccaTAACCCAGAAGAGAGAAAATtggattaaacatctgtaagtcgtGGATTATAGCACTGCTTCTGATGTGTATTAGTTCCGTGACTTTTGATGAGTTATTTAATCTCTAAGTACCCTAGACAGAGCTCTAATATTTTAAGCAAGATCTGAGAATAGATGAAGGAACTTCTgcacaatgaagaaaaaataactcAACACTGAACTATTAAAAGTTCAGCAGTTGTCTTCTAAATCTCAAGCTCATGATTTCATTCCTACAAAAAGATTTGAGTAGTACTCCTTCCTTGAGCTTATCCAAGCTCACAAAGGCAGAAACAAcattttaatcctcacaataattgaTGGTTTTCTGCACAACATAAAAGAAATTTAGTTAGCATAATGAAGGTTGCTTGGATTTTATTGACTCTGAtctgtgaaggaaggaaaaaaaaatcaaaccatgcAGAAGATGACTTACCTGTGCAAGAGAAGGTGGTGTCCTGTACTCATATGGCCCAACCCCATGGATTTCTCTGCGGAGTTTTGCTTGTTCCTGAAGTATCTGCAGACTTCTGATGTGTGACAAATTTTGTGTCTCCAGCATAAAACTCTAAACATAAAATCCAATACAGGCCACTTCCACAGGGAGCAAAGGCACTTTAGGGACTAATTATGAAGACCTTCTTCCTATTTCAGTTTGACTCCCAAATGGATTTATGGAGAAAAAGTTCGTGAATTAGAGTTGTTGCTTTTATGTTCACTCTTTTCTTGCGGGAAGATTGATTGTTAAGTATTTTCAACACATAAAGAAAAATCTGGCTCATTGACCCAAAGGTGGTCAATTGGTCCCATGGACGCTAGGATAGTTGGTCTAATAGTGACTATTCCTTATTAATTCCCACTACTTAACtaactttcccttccttcctgaatGTCTTTCTCCTTCTTGCCCTTcccatttacttttgtatttgacATTTACCGTCATCAACAAATTATTGTTTGCAAATTCAGAATATGTTCAACACTTTTCTAATGGCAAGGTTATCTTGCTTTGGTCATGGTCACATGATTCAAGCAGTATGACTTGTGTATCGATCAACAAGTATTCATCAAGGGCCTACTATGTTTGACATACTAGGTGATAGGATGTaagtaaaaagaacaaaaagaattcTAATGttaatgagtttacattctgaaAGGACCATGTAATGAATCCACTCATTCATGTGttcagaaaatgtttattaaaagtCTGTTGTATATAGATAGTACTAGTTATGAGAGATATCTTCAGGGAGATATAAATTTACTCCTTTAAAAACTGAAGATGTGCTTTTAAACAGCTGATGCAAAAGAATGCTACAACACTTCTTATGGTTAATATATGAATATGGAAAGATATTAGTTTAAGTTGTATCTAGGGCAAGGATCTCAACCTGAgttctatgattttttaaatttaccatttcaatataatttttccctttgtaaTCCTTTATATTTTGTGTTATACATTTAAAATCATCTTTCAAAGGCCTCTGTACATTTTACTAAAATGCCAAATGGGTTCATGACATAAATGATTAAGAATTACTTATCTAAGATAttcactttaaaatatatttacctCAGTATTTCAGATGAGATATAAATAGGAATCAACCTCTGGAATGTTTCcaacaataaaagaaaactaaCTTTAGCAAGAAACCAATCTATTACATTGATGGGTTGGAACTACTTTGATGGAGATGACATTAGTCACCACCACCCCACTTTGTTGGCTTACTTCATTTATCCTTCTGCATTTCCCCTAGCTTTTTGCTCTGTTCACTTCAGAAACAATGCCCAGGAATCTGTGGTCTAGGAATACTTAATCCTGATTCAGGACTTGCTCAGTGACTGATTTTTCACTGCTACTGTTAGTCTAGCCTGGTCATTCCCTACTGTGTGCAATACTAAGAGACATTTCATGAATCTGTTACGCCTCTATAATTTTACCCTATACTCTTCCTCACTATCACTCTTCTCCAATCACTGATAGAATTATGTGTATTTTCTCCCTGAATCTCTGATGAATACAACTTTGGGAAATGcaatattttctttggtgagtATGTTAAAGTGCTCTATTCTATTTGTTGTAAGAAAAGCTTTCTATTTCGAGAGGGGTGGTGAATTAGTGGGAAGCAATCAGAAGGTCAAAAACAGAggacatcaataaaatatatattttaaaaagaagttctGAAGGGGACAAAAATCAGATATCTTTGCTGTTCCCTTGTTAAATTAAAGACgtgcttttaaaaagaaaatgtgcatAATAATAACCCACAATTTCTTATGATCTTTTTGTCCTTTATTGGAAAATTATGTTTTTCTTGGTGATTAAGTTTGTAATTAaatacagaaacagaagaaatgaaatttttgttttccttcaaagTCCAGCCTGACTCAAaggtaaaggaaaagagataTAAATTTATCTATCATAATAATTTAAAGGAACAATATTATCTTAATAAAACTTCCAGTCTTTTCCACTTCCTTCCCATTAACTTTCCTCAATCTagtattatattttatgcatttaaaaaccataTTCTGAAGGGGGTCCATGGGCTTTACTAGATTGACAAGTGGGACccatgaccaaaaaataaaattaaagcaagcaaacaaacaaacaaaaaacaacaacttttcaTTAGTGTCTAAGCATAGCCTTTGGGATAACATTCGAACTCCACTATCATGCTTTTAAAATTCCTTACATCCTGATTCTAACCTAACTTTCCAGGCTGATCACACATtactttctttttggttttttatcttcctttaaaaCTAGTTCACTTGTTATTCACCATATCTCTTGCATCTCCTATCTCCCTACCTTGGTGTAAAGCTCCTTATGCATGGGATGGTATCCCCCACCCCTTATCTCTATTTCTCTAAACCTGAGTGCCTTCAAGATTCACCTCAAGTGACATTTATTTCCTTTGGAAAGAATGTTCCATCATGCCTTCCTTTCTTAGTAAACTCACCAGAGAAAAATCCCATTATTCTGCAAGACTGAGTCTGCTTGGCATTCTCATCACAGTACCCTCTTTTCCTACAACTGGACCCTCTGACAGGTGATGTGCTTCTATATAAGGATAGGTCTCAGCAGTTTTTCTACATATTTCTAAGTACACTGCTTTTGAATTTTCATCATTCCTTCATTCTGAGTATCTTTTTAGCATGGTTTTGTGTGTTACCTTCTCCCAAAATAGGTATCCTCAACCTATCTttttcaatttgctttttttattCATAATGCTCAACATAGATCTTCTGTTACtggaagtttaataaatgtttgttgactgctATTACAGaattaaataaatcaaatatGACATATAAATGAGTACTGATCACTAATATTATCCTGGGTCCCTTTGGTATATTTGCTTGGTGGTGTCAGACCTGGGTCCATTTGTGTGATGGAACTTTTCCCTTAGGCTTGCTAGAGAGTCACAAAATCACACaattgtttcatcttttttttttcctttgttcatcAGGCCCTAGCCTAGCTCTTTTGTGGAGCAGAATACTGTCATGGATAAGAGGCTGAACAAAGAAAATTCTACCATTTGTCTTTCCACAGAAGGAATATGAGGAGAGAGTCGGGTATAGTTGAGTTCTTTTGCAAAGATGTGATTTGGTTGCCTGCTTCCAGAAAAATGGTAGGCAGTGAGGGATGGAGTGTTGAATGAGCATGGTAGAGTATAAGGATTCTTTGTTGTTACTTCATTGAGTTTATATCTTGTTTATTTTCATGGTGTTCTATGTCTTGGAGATAGCTGAAATAGCTTTATGTTATGTGAATAATTCCTGTTTTGGAAAGGTTtgagaggatgtgagaaaatgCTTACTTCTCCATCTTGTTCGCTTGACGCATAATATATATTGTACAAACATTTTCATCAATTTTCTATCGTTCTTTTCAACATAACTTTAACTTTTTCAAATTTCAAGTTGTAGATCAAAGGCATGAGCAATGGAATGAGTAGTTTGTAAATGCAGAGTCCATCTAGTTGTGGTACAGAATAATTAAGGAGACTTAGGCTCCAAGTATACAAAGTTAGTGTCCCGTAGAACAGAACCACCACTTTGAGGTGAGGCACATAGTAAGAGTAGACTTGTGACTGAGTACCCAAAGTACTCTCAGGTGCAGAGTTGATCCTGAGTATGACTGTGAGATTGAGCGTGTAGGAAAAAGACAATTAGGAGAGAGGAGATCAAATTTAAAACAGAAATCAACAGAATTATTTAAATCTATTTCACTTGCATAAAGAGTAAAATTGTCACAGGTGGAGATTTGATTGTTTGGTTCTGCAAAAAAAGGATATattaaagtttttaattttccCAAATGGACACAGAAGGATAATAGTGATAGGGGAGGAATCACAAGACCAAGACGATGTCTGACATGATGAGTGTCAAATACAGGGAATTACAGAGAACAAAATCATGGTCAAAAGTTTTCATTGGCTAATTAGAAGCTCACCATTGATGAAAAACATGGAGAGATCTAAAAGAGTCACACATCAGATAAAGGGaatattatttccctccatcatcaATATGACCTGTATTTTGGGAGAAGTATCTATAGAGTACCAAAGATTAAGAAATACCATATTCCTGTGGAAAATGTATGTGGTAATATACAGGAGATATAACAACAGCAATTAACAAAGGCTATAGATTGGTTTGCTTGTCAATAATCTAGAGAAAAGAATAGCCCACTCTAATTGAGATAGGATACATGTGGAAGGTTCATCCCTATTTGCTTACCTGGAGCATTCTTTCGACCACTTGATCTCATTTTTCTATGATGAGCTCCTCTCTGGACCTCCATTTGGAGAAGGGTGCAGGATAACCAAGCTTCATTCTCCTCAGCGCTTTGCTTAGTACTCTCCACCATTTTAACcacctcctttctcccctttcctgtgAATATCTTTTCTCCTAACAATCACCGTcatttttcaatttccttttgtgcATTTGTTTACCTTAGTCCCTCCTTGAGAGTATGAaatacctttcttctttcttatatttgcatccccaacacttagctcTGTGTCTGGTATTTaggaggtgcttaacaaatacttgctcCTTATCTTCACCTTCTGCATTTCACACATTGCCTTGGCAAACAGCAATAACCTAATATATGTTGGTTGCATTGCCTTGACTGTTGGAAGATGAGACAGCTCAGGCAGGTATGCAGTAAATATGGTACATTTGTCCATCAACGCATTGGACCAAGTCATGGGGAAGAGGTCGAATTTAACTCCCAGTACTGTTCTGAAGCtcaaatattataataaatacaaCATGTTTTGTAAAGTTTTACAGAATTATATACTATCTTGTTGGTTGTTGTTGTGGTTCTTTAATCATGTACTCAATTACTGTCCCATAAATTATGTCTTCCTTTGGTTAAcattaaagggaaaaatatataattaaaaatgcATCCTTAAATTACTACAGTGAATGAGGATAGTCTCTATAGTAATTTAGATCACAAGGGATGATAAGTTGAGTAACAATGAATTCTGGAAGAGAATGTTACCAACTATAGATCACTTCAAAAATTAATACTAGACAAGGGAACCATTCAAGGAATTATGAAAACTTACTGTTTTTAATGACAGAGAGCTATCAGCTAAATTAGTTAACTTTCATCAGACCCAAGAGAAATTATGCATGGGGGGCTAGAAGGAAGATTGCAGTtcccaagaaaaaaagaaaaaaggcataatgattaaaagtaaataaaatatccGTGACAGTCTATTCTTGTCACATTTCGCATTTCATCACTAGGCCATTGAAAAGCATACCCTTCTCTTTATTTCCCATGCTTTGAGTATAAGCTGAGAATAAACTtgtataaactgaaaataaaagtctTCCCCAAATCCTTTGTCACTGAAAGAAACAGTATGTGAGTCAAAAATTAAATAACACAGAACACTAGCTCATCCAAAATGGTTCATTTTAAAGACAgaactctccctcctctttctgttttctctgtgtgtctttctgtctgtctctctatctttctaactttgtctttctctccttctccctacacacatacacacacacacacacacacacacacacacacacacacactgttcccAAGTTTGTGGTGAAGTTTTAGAgttatgaaatgtaaaagtgCACTAGAATTTTTTAGATTTTCTGTCACATCTTTCATCCTTACCACAACCCAAATTGTTTCTGTTATTCCAATTTacattgaagaaactgaaagtgGGATCAGTTAAGCGGCTTGGCAATGTtaaaacagctaataagtgtcagagtataatttgaactcagttcttccagtACCCAACTTTTATGTTCTATCCACTACCTAGCTAAGCTTCCTCATAAGATGAAGTTGataatgtcatttaaaaataattgggatATATTAAGGTTCCAGACTTGGGTCAAAACCTTCAATTTTGCTAGTCCAAAATGAAGCTGAAGGAATATCTAGACatacatttttttattctgaaataaGTGGTAGGGATATATGTGCACTACAACATCATTATGATGGAACAGCTACGTGGTAAAGTTCATTGAATTCTGAACTTGGAGACTGGAACACTTGCTTTAGAATCCTGCGTCAATCATTTATTAGTCATTTTACCATGGACAgagcatttaatttttcttgatcctagtttactcatctacaaaataggacCAAAAATAACATCAACCTCACACttttttgaggattaaatgagacaacttatgtaaaatgttttatacaaTTTAATGCATTTATAAAttttgccatcatcatcatcatcatcatcatttttaggGCACTTTTCACGTCCTTCTTTCTTAAGTTATAGATCAGAGGGTTAAGCATGGAGATGACCAGAGTGTAAAACACAAAGGGCATTTTGGCTGTGTAGAAGTAGTGACTACATTGGGGTTGCATGTACATGAAAAGAAGAGTCCTATGGCATATAAGCACAA
This portion of the Notamacropus eugenii isolate mMacEug1 chromosome Y unlocalized genomic scaffold, mMacEug1.pri_v2 SUPER_Y_unloc_1, whole genome shotgun sequence genome encodes:
- the LOC140516973 gene encoding olfactory receptor 8J2-like, yielding MLQSFMLETQNLSHIRSLQILQEQAKLRREIHGVGPYEYRTPPSLAQKTINYLIPGNLSHVTAFILIGISEHPELQVPLFFIFLAIYGVTVTGNVGIITLSSIDSRLQTPMYFFLRHLAIINLGNSTVIAPQMLVNFLLEKKIISYYGCATQLGGFLVFIVAEIFMLAVMAYDRYVAICSPLLYMVVVSWKVCILLVVLTYTYSLTTAMTVTSCVFSMSYCSSNVINHFYCDNVPLLALSCSDTYIPETAVFTFSGTNLFFSMIIVIVSYFYIILAILRMRSEEGRQKAFSTCASHRMAVTVFYGTLLFMYFQPRSNHSLDTDKMASVFYTLVIPMLNPMIYSLRNKDVKEALRRVLTNPCQTFKNM